From the Paenibacillus sp. MMS20-IR301 genome, the window TTACGGTGATGAGGGGCAGAATCTCGGCGGTACGGCACGCACACTGGATAATGCCGACGGAGCCATTCCGCTGGAGCAGGGTCTGCTGTCGCTGTCCGGGTACACGGTGGTCGATGACAGCCGCTCTCTGCTCCTGGAGCAGGGCGGCACAGTGCAGCCGCGCGGACAGGAAGGAACCGACCTGTATTTGTTCGGTTACGGGCATGACTATCTGGAATGCCTGAAGGATTTCTACCAGCTGTGCGGCAGGACACCGCTGCTGCCCCGTTACGCGCTCGGCAACTGGTGGAGCCGGTATTACCCGTATTCTGAGGAAGAATATATGGGGCTAATTGAACGTTTCGGACAGGAACAGATTCCGTTCTCCGTAGCGGTTATGGATATGGACTGGCATCTCGTTGATGTTGATCCGCAGTACGGCAGCGGGTGGACCGGGTACTCCTGGAACCGTGAGCTATTCCCGGACCCGCAGCGTTTCCTGGGCTGGCTGCATGACCGGGGCCTGCGCGTCACGCTGAATGTCCACCCGGCAGACGGCGTGCGGGCCTTCGAAGAGCCGTATCTGGCAATTGCCGCTGACCTTGGCATGGACCCTGAGCGCGGGGATGCGGTCGAGTTCGACATTACCGATTCCCGGTTCCTGCAGGCCTACTTCAAGTTCCTGCATCATCCGCTGGAAGAGGAAGGCGTCGATTTCTGGTGGATCGACTGGCAGCAGGGCGGAATCACCAAGATTCCTGGACTCGATCCGCTGTGGATGCTGAACCATTATCATTACCTCGACAGCGGCCGGCGGGGAAGACGGCCGCTTACCTTCTCCCGGTACGCTGGCCTTGGGAGCCACCGTTATCCGGTCGGCTTCTCCGGCGACACTATTATTACCTGGGAGTCGCTTGCCTTCCAGCCTTATTTCACGGCGAATGCGTCAAATGCCGGGTATGGCTGGTGGAGCCATGATATCGGCGGCCATATGGGCGGGTATCTCGACGACGAGCTGACGCTGCGCTGGGTGCAGTTCGGCGTATTCTCTCCGCTCCTGCGCCTGCACAGCTCGGCCAGCGCGTTCAACAGCAAAGAGCCGTGGCGGTTTAACCCCGTCGCTGAAGCTGCGATGAAGGAGGCTTTGCGGCTGCGTCACCGCCTGCTGCCTTATCTCTACACGATGAACCGCTATGCCAGCCGGGACGGGCTTCCGCTGGTGCAGCCGATGTATTATCGGCATGCGGAGCAGCGCGAGGCGTATGAGGTGCCGAATCAGTATTACTTCGGCACAGAGCTGATCGCCTGCCCGATTACGCAGCCCGCCCATTCCCATACAGGAGCAGCGGAGTTCAAAGCCTGGCTGCCGGAAGGGCTGTGGATCGACTTCTTCAGCGGCCGGGTGTATGACGGCGGACGAAGGCTGGCGCTTTACCGGAACCTGCAGCAGATTCCGGTGCTGGCGAAGGCGGGGGCGATTGTCCCGATGACCGATCTGACGGAGTATACGTCATCGGTGGACAACCCGCAGCAGCTTGAGGTCCGGGTATTTGCCGGAGCGGTCGGCCGGTTCCAGCTGTGGGAGGATGCAGGGGACACTGCAGAAGACCGGGATGAGCATTGGTGCGTTACCGGGATGACGCTCGCGTGGGGAGAGCAGGCGGTCTTTACGGTTCATCCGGCAGAGGGCAATACTCCGGTGATTCCGGAGCGGCGAAGCTGGAAGCTGGTCTTCACAGGCATCATGGAGACAGACGTTTCAGTGACAGCCGGTGGTGTACAGATTGCTGCAGATACTTCGTATGATGCAGCGTCGGGTATGCTGACTGTTACCGTGCCGGAGTGTCAGGTTACAGAAGCGCTGGAGATTACCTTGGCCGCGGCTCAGGTTGCGGTGAACCGGATCGTAGATGAGGTCTTCGCGCTGCTGAACCGTGCGCAGATCCGCTTTGAGCTGAAGGAGCAGATCTACCGGCTGGTGAGGGGCAACCTGAGCCCTGCGGCGGTACTTGCTGCCCTGGCTTCACTGAAGCTGGAAGCGCCGCTGTATGGAGCGCTGTGTGAGATTCTCAGCGCGCGGCTGTAAGGCTAAGGGCAAATGAATAGCGATATATGATCCGGGATATAGCAAGTCTCTTGTATGCCCCCTACAAACAGCCGATTGCATTGCCGGGCGGTTTGTAGGAGGCTTTTTATGTGGATAAGGCGTGCTGAAATTAACCGGGAATCCGCCGGATGGAGAGGTAATAAGCGCGCTGGTATCCGTTAAGGTCTTGAAATTAGGCTTAATATCCGAAATAAGCGCTGTACGGTCCGTAAGGATTGGAACAGGGGAAACGCAGTAAGCTTAGGGGATTTCTCGGACCTTTTTTGTTATGAATCTTTTCCAGTCTCGGCACCGGCGGCGATAAAATGATAGAATAGAAGTCATAGTCTTCTACGGGGAGTGATAAGCTGATGAAAAAGATTGCTGCCGGGCTGGTGGCCGGGGCATTGCTGTTGGCAGGTACACAGGTGCTTGGCGCATCTTCGTCGCTGGTAGGAAAGGCAATTCAAGCGGAGTTTACCGTGAATGTATATGGCAAGAAATTAGCCGATCCGGCGATTGTGATTGACGGTAAAAGCTATGCGCCGGTTCGTGCAATCGGTGAGATCGCAGGGTTCAAGGTTTCCGTGGACGGCAAAACAATCAGTCTGGACGAAAAAACGGAAAGCGCCTCTTTCGCGTCAAGCGACAGGAGTCCGGCAGTTGGACCTGTACCGGTGGTTACTCCTGATCCCGCTGTAAGCATAACCAAGAGCAGAATTGAAGTGATAGACAGCAAGATAGATGATGCCGTGGATAGAATCCTGACCGCCAGCAGCCAGCTGAAGGCGAACCCGGATAATGCCGAACTGAAGCTTAAGCTGAACCAGTACAAGGCTGAATATGCCGATCTGCTGAAGCAGAAGGATGCAGAGCTGCAGAAGTAAGCGGAAATTGCTTAAGAAGTTTGAAAAAAAGGATGTCTCATCTGCCGTGACCGAGGATGGTTTTGGCTGCGGGACATCCTTTTTGCTGCTGGGCATATATCCCGGGGATGCTCAGATCTTAGCCGCTACTATCTGCTGCTGCGGTATTTCCGGCGTGTCCGGCCAGCTTGCGGACGAGCGGAGGCAGGGCGAATCCGTAAAAAGCGCTGACCAGCAGTGTACAGAAACCCAGCAGATAGTGCAGCCAGGTGATGGACACCAGCGCAGGAAAGGCAAGGGCGACGAAGCCGAGTGCAAGGGAGTGGCCGAGCATCATAATGGGCTCAATCAGCGCATTAACCCGGCCCATGTTCTGCGGAATGACCAGCTCCGGCATCCAGCTGCCAAGCGCGATATTCACCGGTGCTATACAGATGCCTTCGATCAAAACGAGCGGCAGATAGATATAGATTGAATCTGCAGAGCCTAATGTAACAATCAGCATGCTGGACCCAAACAGTCCAAAGATTAGCACCCGGGTGCGCGAGAACCGGCGGATTAGCGGAGAAGCGGCCAGGCTGCCGATCAGAAATCCGATGCCAAGGAAAATAGTAATCAGGGAGGCATGCAGCATATAATTATCCGGACTCAGCTTGTATTTCATGGCAAAAATCGGCAGCACGGCGAATACGCCGTTAACGATACCGAAGAACAGGAAGCCGCCTATGAGCGTAAGGAGCAGCCTGTGCTGCAGGAGATAACGGATGCCTTCACTGAATTCCCTAAACAGCAGCGGGAAGCGGATATCCCGCAAGGAATGATGTCCGGAAGGCATCCGTGCATCCGCGCTGAACCTGCAGCTCAGGATCAGGAGTCCGGAAACGAGGAAGCTCAGCCCGTCGATCAGTATGGCTCCTTCGATCCCGAGAAAGCGGTAGGCCGTTGCCCCCAGGCTCATGCCAAACAGCATGAACAGCCCCATAATCATCTGATTTAAGCCGGAGGCATGAATATACTGCTCCTGCCCTATGCTGCCCTGCAGCAGACCCATCTCGGCGGGACCAAAGAACTTCGCCACTGCGCTGCGCAGGAAGAGCAGCAGAAAGCATAAGGTCAGCATTTCATAATGCAGACAGACCAGCAGCAGCAGTGTTAATCCCGCCCGGATCCAGTCGCTGTAGGCGGCGATCTTTTTGCGGTCGAGCAAATCGGCAATGACACCGACGAGCCAGAATACGGCCAGCGTAGGTAAGGAATACATCAGCTCAGCCGCCGCGGCCAGTGCCGGACGCGTGCTGAAATGGTCTACCAGGTAATAGGCAAAAGCCATATTCCCGACGACGGTTCCAAGCTGTGAGGTGAAGGCGGCCAGGAACAGCCTGGTGAAGACGGGATTGCGGAAAAGTGCTGACATCTTGTATCCTCCTATTCTGAAGCCGGGCTGGCTTCAGGCTTCAGCAGGTGCTCCAGATATTCCAGCAGGGCTTGCATCTGAAACTCTGTCTGAGCGAGCTCTGGCCCAACGGCCAATGAATGGGTCATAATACCCTCGGAATAAGAAGCGGCAATCCTTGCGAGCTGCGCCAGCGGCAGAAGCGGACGGAATTCCCCACGCTCTACACCTGTCTGCAGCAGTGCTGCATAACGCGTGATTCCGCGCTCGTAACGGTCCAGCAGCAGGCGCCGCCGCCGCTCATTCCGGGCGCCTCCCTGGAAGTACTCATAGAAGGCCGACAGGAAGATTCCATCCGGCCCCCGCAGAAGGTCTGCCTGCTGGTCTTCGGTCAGCCGCCGGATCACATCCCAGATCAGCGGATGTCCTGATACCAGGGCAGCCAAGTGATCTTCATATTCATGATCCTGCTGATCCAGCAGCGCCTCGAAAATTTCCTCTTTGGTCTGGAAATACAAATAGATCCAGCCGCGGCTCATACCGGTTTCGTCCAGGATATCCTTAAAAGTGGCGGCCTCATAGCCTTTGGCGGCGAATACAAGCTTGGCGGCATCCAGAATCTTTTTGCGCCGCTCTTCTTTTTGCTGCTCTGATATTTTGGGTGACACTAATCTCTCCTCCTCCAATAAAATGACACGATCGTCATTTATATTATAATGACACATGTGTCATTTATCAAGTGTTATGTGTTAATGGAAATAGAGTATTTTTCCTGGATTATACATCGGTTGCTCGCTGTTGCCCCTGTCGCATTGTTTGCTATACACTAATTGTTATCTACAGAACGCAGCAGGGGTTAAACACACTAATATTGGGAACGCAGCTAGTAGATAGCTGTATTTCGTGCAGTTAAAAAACAGCCGGAAGCTGGTTTGACTCAAGTAAATGTATTCTGTACAACTAAAAACAGCCAAAGCTCTGTTTATGAGCAATTGAGAGCATTTTAATTGTATGGAGTGCAGTTATTTTGCTTATTATGCGTTGGAAGGTGATTATAGCTGTATGAAATG encodes:
- a CDS encoding TIM-barrel domain-containing protein, which gives rise to MTTTSQELQPLPQHWRFTSEPAANPGAVVQGDGYRFTVLTSALIRMEYSPLGSFEDRATQIVVNRSFEVPEFRVNDLGNKLEIITARLQLTYDKEPFSRHGLSVKVRNGSGHLMSVWHYGDEGQNLGGTARTLDNADGAIPLEQGLLSLSGYTVVDDSRSLLLEQGGTVQPRGQEGTDLYLFGYGHDYLECLKDFYQLCGRTPLLPRYALGNWWSRYYPYSEEEYMGLIERFGQEQIPFSVAVMDMDWHLVDVDPQYGSGWTGYSWNRELFPDPQRFLGWLHDRGLRVTLNVHPADGVRAFEEPYLAIAADLGMDPERGDAVEFDITDSRFLQAYFKFLHHPLEEEGVDFWWIDWQQGGITKIPGLDPLWMLNHYHYLDSGRRGRRPLTFSRYAGLGSHRYPVGFSGDTIITWESLAFQPYFTANASNAGYGWWSHDIGGHMGGYLDDELTLRWVQFGVFSPLLRLHSSASAFNSKEPWRFNPVAEAAMKEALRLRHRLLPYLYTMNRYASRDGLPLVQPMYYRHAEQREAYEVPNQYYFGTELIACPITQPAHSHTGAAEFKAWLPEGLWIDFFSGRVYDGGRRLALYRNLQQIPVLAKAGAIVPMTDLTEYTSSVDNPQQLEVRVFAGAVGRFQLWEDAGDTAEDRDEHWCVTGMTLAWGEQAVFTVHPAEGNTPVIPERRSWKLVFTGIMETDVSVTAGGVQIAADTSYDAASGMLTVTVPECQVTEALEITLAAAQVAVNRIVDEVFALLNRAQIRFELKEQIYRLVRGNLSPAAVLAALASLKLEAPLYGALCEILSARL
- a CDS encoding MFS transporter — its product is MSALFRNPVFTRLFLAAFTSQLGTVVGNMAFAYYLVDHFSTRPALAAAAELMYSLPTLAVFWLVGVIADLLDRKKIAAYSDWIRAGLTLLLLVCLHYEMLTLCFLLLFLRSAVAKFFGPAEMGLLQGSIGQEQYIHASGLNQMIMGLFMLFGMSLGATAYRFLGIEGAILIDGLSFLVSGLLILSCRFSADARMPSGHHSLRDIRFPLLFREFSEGIRYLLQHRLLLTLIGGFLFFGIVNGVFAVLPIFAMKYKLSPDNYMLHASLITIFLGIGFLIGSLAASPLIRRFSRTRVLIFGLFGSSMLIVTLGSADSIYIYLPLVLIEGICIAPVNIALGSWMPELVIPQNMGRVNALIEPIMMLGHSLALGFVALAFPALVSITWLHYLLGFCTLLVSAFYGFALPPLVRKLAGHAGNTAAADSSG
- a CDS encoding TetR family transcriptional regulator codes for the protein MSPKISEQQKEERRKKILDAAKLVFAAKGYEAATFKDILDETGMSRGWIYLYFQTKEEIFEALLDQQDHEYEDHLAALVSGHPLIWDVIRRLTEDQQADLLRGPDGIFLSAFYEYFQGGARNERRRRLLLDRYERGITRYAALLQTGVERGEFRPLLPLAQLARIAASYSEGIMTHSLAVGPELAQTEFQMQALLEYLEHLLKPEASPASE